The following proteins are co-located in the Vibrio azureus genome:
- a CDS encoding beta-N-acetylhexosaminidase, with protein MEYRIDLVVLSEQKQSCRFGLTFHNLSDFDLHNWSISFAFDRYILPNSISHGQLQQIGSFCTLTPQSMILLANHHYYCEFSIGSNPLRYYSDGFKEAIVDFMVDGHPKRNSVAVTPIVLASPYRERSVIPVVDCSEPALIPKPNHIEMHGLSFCFEQNSGVAVHTDLALSARAWLLEELQRLHHIALSCSNSGTILFKSNPTLDDGAYRIKVTEESLKIEAGSSSGFTHACATLLQLVQPTNNPQIFKVNCCSIHDSPRFRYRGMMLDCARHFHSIDQVKRLINLLAHYKFNTFHWHLSDDEGWRVEIKAFPELTEIGAWRGIDEIIEPQYSHLGQRYGGYYAQDEIREVVRFATQRGITIIPEIDVPGHCRAAIKSLPHLLVEHEDATQYRSIQHYHDNVINPGLPGSYEFIDKVLEEISALFPAPFVHIGADEVPNGVWSNSPACQALMEQYGYSDHKELQGHFLRHAENTLRKLGKRMLGWEEAHHGNKVSKDTVIYSWLSEEAALNCARQGFDVVLQPAQTTYLDMTQDYAPEEPGVDWANTLPLETAYRYEPLSDIPINDPSRKRIWGVQTALWCEIINNQSRMDYMIFPRITALAETCWTKQQHRNWEDYLSRLKAHLPLLDLQGVNYRKPWK; from the coding sequence ATGGAATATCGCATCGATCTCGTTGTACTCTCAGAGCAAAAGCAAAGCTGCCGTTTTGGCTTAACGTTTCATAATTTAAGCGATTTCGATCTTCATAACTGGTCGATCTCTTTTGCGTTTGATCGTTATATTTTGCCCAACAGTATTTCTCATGGGCAATTGCAACAGATTGGCAGCTTCTGCACTTTAACGCCTCAAAGCATGATCCTTCTTGCTAATCATCACTACTACTGTGAGTTCAGTATTGGCTCAAACCCACTTCGCTACTACTCGGATGGTTTTAAAGAAGCCATCGTCGATTTTATGGTCGATGGTCATCCTAAACGCAACTCTGTTGCAGTTACCCCTATTGTTTTAGCCTCACCTTATCGTGAGCGAAGTGTGATTCCAGTCGTAGATTGCAGTGAGCCTGCCTTAATCCCAAAACCTAATCATATTGAAATGCATGGCCTCAGCTTCTGTTTTGAGCAAAATTCAGGGGTGGCTGTGCACACGGATTTGGCGCTTTCTGCTAGAGCATGGCTACTGGAAGAACTCCAACGTCTCCATCACATTGCACTGAGCTGCTCCAACAGTGGCACCATATTATTTAAGAGTAACCCAACTCTTGATGATGGAGCTTATAGGATCAAAGTCACTGAAGAGTCCCTCAAAATTGAAGCAGGATCATCTTCTGGGTTTACCCATGCCTGTGCAACATTATTGCAACTCGTTCAGCCAACGAACAATCCTCAGATATTTAAAGTCAACTGTTGCTCTATTCATGACAGCCCACGTTTCCGCTACCGTGGAATGATGCTTGATTGTGCTCGTCATTTTCATTCTATTGATCAGGTAAAGCGGTTGATCAACCTACTTGCTCACTACAAGTTCAACACTTTTCATTGGCACCTCAGTGATGATGAAGGATGGCGAGTTGAAATAAAAGCGTTTCCAGAATTAACAGAAATCGGCGCTTGGCGAGGTATTGATGAAATTATTGAGCCTCAATATAGCCACCTTGGGCAGCGCTACGGAGGCTACTACGCTCAAGATGAAATCAGGGAAGTGGTTCGATTCGCGACACAACGTGGTATCACCATCATTCCAGAAATAGATGTCCCTGGACACTGCCGTGCTGCGATTAAATCTTTACCGCACCTATTAGTTGAGCATGAAGATGCCACACAATATCGAAGCATCCAGCACTATCATGACAATGTAATTAACCCAGGATTACCGGGCAGTTATGAGTTTATCGATAAAGTTTTAGAGGAAATATCTGCACTTTTCCCAGCCCCTTTCGTCCATATTGGTGCTGATGAGGTGCCTAACGGTGTTTGGTCAAACAGCCCAGCTTGCCAAGCTCTGATGGAGCAATATGGCTACTCTGATCACAAAGAGCTACAAGGCCACTTCCTTCGTCATGCAGAAAACACATTACGCAAATTGGGCAAACGCATGCTGGGTTGGGAAGAAGCCCATCATGGTAATAAAGTCAGTAAAGATACCGTTATTTATTCTTGGCTTAGTGAGGAAGCGGCGTTGAACTGTGCTCGCCAAGGCTTTGATGTCGTTCTTCAGCCAGCCCAAACCACTTACCTTGATATGACACAAGATTATGCCCCAGAAGAACCCGGAGTCGATTGGGCAAATACTCTGCCTTTAGAGACGGCCTATCGCTATGAACCTTTGTCTGATATTCCCATAAATGACCCTAGCAGAAAACGCATTTGGGGCGTTCAAACCGCACTGTGGTGTGAAATTATCAATAATCAATCCCGAATGGATTATATGATTTTTCCTCGTATTACTGCTCTTGCCGAGACTTGTTGGACAAAACAGCAACATCGTAATTGGGAAGATTATTTATCACGTTTAAAAGCACATCTTCCTTTACTGGATTTACAAGGCGTGAATTACCGAAAACCTTGGAAGTAA
- a CDS encoding GH36-type glycosyl hydrolase domain-containing protein, translating into MKYGYFDNENREYVITRPDVPAPWTNYLGTEKFCTVISHNAGGYSFYNSPEYNRVSKFRPNATFDRPGHYVYLRDDESGDYWSISWQPVAKSLDEASYEVRHGLSYSTFKCEYNGIIATKTLFVPKGEDAEVWDVVIKNTSDKPRTISAFSFVEFSFSHIQSDNQNHQMSLYSAGTSYNDGVIEYDLYYNTSDIEGFYYLASTFDPDSYDGQRDSFLGLYRDEANPIAVEKGKCSNSAQTCYNHCGSLHKQFTLQPGEEVRFAYILGVGKGNGERLRAKYQDITAIDDAFAGIKAHWDERCGKFQVKSPNQGLDTMINAWTLYQAETCVVWSRFASFVEVGGRTGLGYRDTAQDAISVPHANPQMTKKRIIDLLRGQVKAGYGLHLFDPDWFDPEKADVKPSKSPTVVPTPSDEDKIHGIEDTCSDDHLWIVPTICKYVMETGEYDFFDKVIPYADGGEASVYDHMKAALDFSAEYVGQTGICKGLRADWNDCLNLGGGESAMVSFLHFWALQEFIDLAKYLGRHADVEKYTEMAANVREACETHLWDEEGGWYIRGLTKDGDKIGTAQQKEGRVHLESNTLAVLSGAVSQERGEKAMDAVDENLFSEYGLHLNSPSFSTPNDDIGFVTRVYQGVKENGAIFSHPNPWAWVAEAKLGRGDRAMKFYDALNPYNQNDMIEKRIAEPYSYVQFIMGRDHQDYGRANHPWLTGTSGWAYFAVTNFILGVRTGFNSLTIDPCIPTQWPSFEVTRQWLGATYNITVNNPDSVSKGVKSITLNGQAIHGNAVPIQSEGSVNEVIVTLG; encoded by the coding sequence ATGAAATACGGCTACTTCGATAATGAGAATCGTGAATACGTTATCACTCGCCCTGATGTTCCCGCTCCGTGGACTAACTACTTAGGGACTGAAAAGTTCTGTACGGTTATCTCACACAATGCTGGTGGTTACTCATTTTATAACTCTCCAGAATATAACCGTGTTAGCAAATTCCGCCCGAATGCGACCTTTGACCGTCCGGGACATTACGTCTATCTTCGTGATGATGAAAGCGGCGATTACTGGTCTATTTCATGGCAACCTGTTGCAAAGAGTTTAGACGAAGCAAGTTATGAAGTTCGCCATGGTTTGTCTTACTCTACTTTTAAATGTGAGTACAATGGCATTATCGCTACCAAAACGCTTTTTGTACCCAAAGGGGAAGACGCTGAAGTTTGGGATGTTGTCATCAAAAATACGTCTGACAAACCACGTACGATTAGCGCATTTTCGTTTGTGGAATTCTCATTTAGCCATATTCAATCTGATAACCAAAACCATCAAATGTCTTTATACTCGGCTGGCACGTCATACAACGATGGCGTTATTGAGTATGATTTGTACTACAACACCAGTGACATCGAGGGTTTCTATTACTTAGCTTCGACGTTCGACCCTGATTCATACGACGGTCAACGCGACAGTTTCCTTGGTTTGTATCGTGATGAAGCCAATCCAATTGCCGTTGAAAAAGGGAAGTGTTCCAACAGCGCACAAACGTGTTATAACCATTGCGGCTCTCTACACAAGCAATTTACCCTGCAACCAGGAGAAGAAGTCCGTTTTGCCTACATCTTGGGTGTAGGTAAAGGCAATGGTGAGCGTTTACGTGCTAAGTATCAAGATATCACCGCCATTGACGACGCTTTTGCTGGTATCAAGGCTCACTGGGATGAACGCTGTGGTAAATTCCAAGTTAAGTCTCCGAATCAAGGTCTAGACACCATGATTAACGCTTGGACATTATACCAAGCAGAGACATGTGTAGTTTGGTCGCGCTTTGCTTCCTTTGTTGAGGTCGGTGGTCGAACGGGCCTCGGCTATCGAGATACAGCGCAAGATGCCATTTCCGTTCCTCATGCCAACCCACAAATGACGAAAAAGCGCATCATTGATCTGCTACGTGGACAAGTCAAAGCTGGCTACGGTCTGCACCTCTTCGATCCAGATTGGTTTGATCCAGAAAAAGCAGACGTTAAGCCTTCAAAGTCTCCTACGGTAGTCCCAACACCATCGGATGAAGATAAAATTCATGGTATCGAAGACACATGTTCTGATGATCACCTCTGGATTGTCCCAACCATTTGTAAATACGTTATGGAAACGGGCGAATACGACTTCTTCGACAAAGTTATCCCTTATGCCGATGGTGGCGAAGCAAGTGTATACGATCATATGAAAGCAGCACTTGATTTCTCAGCAGAATACGTTGGTCAAACAGGGATTTGTAAAGGCTTGCGTGCCGACTGGAATGACTGCTTAAACTTAGGCGGTGGCGAATCGGCCATGGTATCTTTCCTTCATTTTTGGGCGCTACAAGAATTCATCGACTTAGCGAAATATTTAGGCCGACATGCTGATGTAGAAAAGTATACCGAAATGGCCGCCAATGTACGTGAAGCTTGCGAAACGCACCTATGGGATGAAGAAGGTGGCTGGTACATCCGTGGTTTAACTAAAGATGGGGACAAAATTGGTACCGCGCAGCAAAAAGAAGGCCGTGTTCATCTTGAATCAAATACACTCGCGGTCCTTTCTGGGGCTGTTTCTCAAGAGCGTGGTGAAAAAGCCATGGATGCAGTTGATGAAAACCTGTTCTCCGAATATGGCCTTCACCTCAACTCACCATCATTCTCTACTCCTAATGATGATATCGGGTTTGTCACTCGAGTTTACCAAGGCGTAAAAGAAAATGGGGCAATCTTCTCTCACCCTAACCCTTGGGCATGGGTAGCTGAAGCGAAGTTAGGACGAGGCGATCGTGCCATGAAGTTCTATGATGCACTGAACCCATACAACCAAAACGATATGATCGAAAAACGCATCGCAGAACCTTACTCTTACGTGCAATTCATCATGGGTAGAGATCATCAAGATTATGGCCGAGCTAACCACCCATGGTTAACGGGAACCTCTGGTTGGGCCTACTTTGCCGTAACCAACTTTATTTTAGGCGTTCGTACAGGTTTCAATAGCTTAACCATTGATCCTTGCATTCCAACTCAATGGCCAAGCTTTGAAGTGACGCGTCAATGGTTAGGAGCGACCTATAACATCACCGTCAATAACCCAGATTCTGTCAGTAAAGGCGTCAAGTCAATCACCCTAAATGGTCAAGCGATTCATGGCAATGCGGTTCCGATCCAAAGTGAAGGCTCCGTCAATGAAGTGATCGTAACGTTAGGTTAA
- a CDS encoding glycoside hydrolase family 9 protein, protein MLLLINHIGYECLSSKQAIIQTRQPRLSSYHALLVCADSHQTVASLNVEKQGRVANWHKGHFYTIDFSSFQTPGKYYLRFDHIRSACFEINEGVLLQRTLSDVLHYFKSQRCGGIFDQKDKQVPVLNSSETIDVHGGWYDASGDVSKYLSHLSYANYLNPQQIPMVVWNMLKGLSLLKTHQHLAPFTSIRLIEEALFGADFLVRMQSAQGFFYMTVFDKWSKDTSQREICAYETQLGHKFDDYQAGFRQGGGVSIASLAAAAQLETHGEYNQQQYLSAAEKGYWHLKECNTQYLNDGEENIIDEYCALLASVELFKATQSARYLTESRFWAERLSTRQTSDESFYHFWAANHDGSRPYSHAAEAGLPVIALCEYLNIEDDSDLIVKYKKVVQQACQFELTITNKVNNPFGYPRQYVKAVSQAKKDAFFIAHNNESGYWWQGENARLASLSSMAYLAQPYIDSSSMRQQLSDYANNALNWIVGLNPYDMCMLDGHGHNNPDYLPQKGFFNAKGGICNGITAGFEDEEDIAFNPAQQKDDLLQSWRWGEQWIPHAAWYLLAIMSQANYISTLSSQQTTKETHS, encoded by the coding sequence ATGCTGCTGCTGATTAACCATATTGGTTACGAATGCCTAAGCTCTAAACAAGCCATCATTCAAACCAGACAACCCCGTTTATCTTCCTATCATGCGTTATTGGTATGTGCCGATAGCCATCAAACAGTTGCATCACTCAACGTAGAGAAGCAAGGTAGAGTTGCCAATTGGCATAAAGGCCACTTCTACACCATTGATTTTTCCTCTTTCCAAACCCCTGGAAAGTACTATCTTCGATTTGATCATATCCGTTCCGCTTGTTTCGAGATTAACGAGGGTGTTTTGCTACAACGGACCTTATCTGATGTCCTACACTACTTTAAATCTCAGCGCTGTGGTGGCATTTTTGATCAAAAAGACAAACAAGTCCCTGTCCTAAATAGTTCAGAAACCATTGATGTCCATGGAGGGTGGTACGACGCCTCTGGTGACGTTAGTAAATATCTCAGTCACCTATCTTATGCCAATTACCTCAATCCACAACAAATTCCGATGGTTGTGTGGAATATGCTGAAAGGTTTGTCTCTGCTCAAAACTCATCAGCATTTGGCACCATTTACTTCAATCCGATTAATCGAAGAAGCACTTTTCGGTGCAGATTTTCTTGTTCGTATGCAAAGCGCACAGGGTTTCTTCTACATGACCGTTTTTGATAAGTGGAGTAAAGATACCTCACAACGAGAGATCTGCGCCTATGAGACTCAACTCGGACATAAGTTTGACGACTATCAAGCTGGCTTTCGACAAGGTGGAGGTGTATCGATCGCTTCTTTAGCGGCAGCCGCTCAACTAGAAACGCATGGAGAATACAATCAGCAACAATATTTAAGTGCTGCTGAAAAGGGCTACTGGCATCTTAAGGAATGTAATACGCAGTATCTTAACGATGGTGAAGAAAATATTATCGATGAATATTGTGCCCTACTAGCCAGTGTTGAATTATTTAAAGCTACTCAGTCTGCACGCTATCTAACTGAAAGTCGTTTTTGGGCAGAACGTTTGAGTACTCGCCAAACCAGTGATGAGTCTTTCTATCATTTCTGGGCAGCGAACCATGATGGCAGCCGTCCCTACTCACATGCCGCAGAAGCAGGGTTACCTGTTATCGCTTTATGTGAATATCTCAACATTGAAGACGATTCTGACCTTATCGTTAAGTACAAAAAAGTCGTCCAACAAGCCTGCCAGTTTGAACTCACAATCACCAATAAGGTAAACAACCCTTTCGGCTATCCACGCCAATACGTTAAAGCTGTATCTCAAGCCAAGAAAGATGCTTTTTTTATCGCCCATAACAATGAGTCTGGCTATTGGTGGCAAGGTGAGAACGCACGTTTGGCTTCATTATCTTCGATGGCATATCTCGCACAGCCCTACATCGACTCATCATCCATGAGACAACAACTTTCTGACTATGCAAACAACGCATTAAACTGGATTGTCGGCTTAAATCCTTATGATATGTGCATGCTTGATGGACATGGTCATAACAACCCAGATTACCTACCTCAAAAAGGCTTTTTTAACGCAAAAGGCGGGATTTGTAACGGCATTACCGCAGGCTTCGAAGATGAAGAAGATATTGCCTTCAACCCTGCTCAACAAAAAGATGATCTATTACAAAGCTGGCGCTGGGGAGAACAATGGATACCCCATGCAGCTTGGTATCTGCTCGCCATTATGAGTCAAGCAAATTACATCTCAACTTTGTCGTCTCAGCAAACAACAAAGGAGACGCATTCATGA
- a CDS encoding ABC transporter ATP-binding protein — MTAPLISIRNLCVDYITDAGDVRACNNVSFDIAPGEVFGLAGESGCGKSTVAFSLMRLHKPPAFITGGQVIFNGEDILKYSDERMQAFRWSEMSMVFQSAMNALNPVLTMEEQFCDVIMRHTNMTRAQAKVRAEGLLEIVDIHPSRLSDYPHQFSGGMRQRLVIAIALALNPKMIIMDEPTTALDVVVQREILQKIYALKEEFGFSILFITHDLSLMVEFSDRIGIMYSGELIEVAPSKQILESPYHPYTKGLGSSFPPLTGPKTKLTGIPGNPLNLLEVPKGCRFQARCDRVHEACTRIPTKLREVEPSRLSNCHLYSDMIAQAKV; from the coding sequence ATGACTGCACCTCTCATTTCTATCCGTAACCTATGCGTAGACTACATTACAGATGCTGGCGATGTCCGTGCCTGTAATAACGTCAGCTTTGATATTGCACCAGGAGAAGTCTTCGGCCTTGCTGGTGAATCAGGTTGTGGAAAATCAACGGTCGCTTTCTCATTGATGCGTTTACATAAGCCACCAGCATTTATCACCGGTGGACAAGTTATCTTCAACGGTGAAGATATTCTTAAGTACAGCGACGAGCGTATGCAAGCTTTCCGCTGGAGTGAGATGTCGATGGTTTTTCAAAGTGCAATGAACGCACTCAACCCTGTTCTAACAATGGAAGAGCAGTTTTGTGATGTGATCATGCGTCATACCAACATGACTCGAGCTCAAGCGAAAGTACGTGCTGAAGGTCTACTGGAAATCGTTGATATTCACCCAAGCCGTTTAAGTGATTACCCACACCAATTCTCTGGGGGCATGCGACAACGCTTGGTTATCGCGATTGCTTTGGCGCTTAACCCAAAAATGATCATCATGGATGAACCGACCACAGCACTTGATGTTGTCGTTCAACGCGAAATTTTACAAAAGATTTATGCGCTGAAAGAAGAGTTTGGTTTTTCCATCCTTTTCATTACACATGATTTATCTTTGATGGTCGAATTCTCAGACCGTATCGGCATCATGTATTCAGGTGAGCTCATTGAAGTCGCACCTTCTAAGCAAATATTGGAAAGTCCTTACCACCCTTACACAAAAGGTTTGGGTAGCTCTTTCCCTCCTCTTACTGGCCCTAAAACAAAACTCACGGGTATTCCTGGCAACCCATTGAACTTATTGGAAGTTCCTAAAGGTTGCCGTTTCCAAGCTCGCTGTGATCGAGTCCACGAAGCGTGCACAAGAATACCAACGAAGCTGCGTGAAGTTGAACCAAGCCGTCTATCAAACTGCCATTTGTATAGCGATATGATTGCTCAAGCGAAGGTTTAA
- a CDS encoding ABC transporter permease, which translates to MKNLLKLILGNAFARVGLAIITLFVFAALAAPWITKHAPDKRTGNPHEYPGLIVKQAQNNPDGWVANNLADDRRTMIMSKEADHALGTSRMGRDIWSQVVYGARVSLGVGFGAGIIVCFLATVIGISAGYFGGRVDDVLSAAMNIMLVIPQYPLLFVLAAFIGQAGPVTIALIIAGTSWAWGARVVRAQTMALREKEFVKAAEVLGESSFRIIFVEILPNLIPIVGASFIGSVMLAINTEAVISFLGLGDPNTVSWGIMLYNVQTSSAMLIGAWWEVLAPCLALTLLVTGLALLNFAVDEIANPQLRSHKGMKRWKKLAQQDKQEREPELAPQNALWSGDK; encoded by the coding sequence ATGAAAAATTTATTGAAACTGATTTTAGGTAACGCTTTCGCCCGTGTCGGCTTAGCCATCATTACTCTGTTTGTCTTCGCTGCACTCGCTGCACCTTGGATAACCAAGCACGCACCTGACAAACGCACCGGTAACCCACACGAGTATCCAGGCTTAATAGTCAAACAAGCCCAAAATAATCCTGATGGGTGGGTAGCCAATAACCTTGCAGACGATCGCCGTACAATGATTATGTCTAAAGAAGCTGACCACGCATTGGGTACCTCTCGTATGGGACGCGATATATGGTCACAGGTGGTTTATGGTGCACGAGTGTCACTAGGTGTTGGCTTCGGTGCAGGGATCATCGTGTGTTTCCTCGCCACGGTCATTGGTATTTCTGCAGGTTACTTTGGCGGCCGAGTAGATGATGTACTCAGTGCTGCAATGAATATCATGTTGGTCATTCCACAATACCCATTGCTGTTCGTACTTGCTGCTTTCATTGGTCAAGCAGGCCCTGTCACTATCGCCTTAATCATTGCCGGAACCTCATGGGCATGGGGTGCTCGGGTTGTTCGAGCCCAAACCATGGCCTTGCGTGAAAAAGAGTTCGTTAAAGCCGCAGAAGTATTAGGCGAATCTTCATTCCGCATCATCTTTGTTGAGATTTTACCAAACCTTATTCCAATCGTAGGCGCGAGCTTTATTGGTTCTGTCATGCTGGCAATCAATACCGAAGCCGTAATTTCTTTCCTCGGATTGGGTGATCCAAATACCGTAAGTTGGGGCATCATGCTGTACAACGTTCAAACCTCGTCAGCTATGCTGATCGGCGCTTGGTGGGAAGTCTTAGCACCATGTCTAGCCCTCACTTTGCTGGTCACAGGTCTTGCTCTACTGAACTTTGCTGTTGATGAAATTGCTAACCCACAACTTCGTTCTCACAAAGGTATGAAGCGTTGGAAAAAACTCGCTCAGCAAGACAAACAAGAACGCGAGCCAGAATTGGCACCACAAAATGCACTATGGAGCGGAGATAAATAA
- a CDS encoding ABC transporter ATP-binding protein, producing MSKQLGELLIEGKNVVKDFPLNSNSIKQSKMRAINDVSFKMYKGRGLSVVGESGSGKSTTAKMIAKMYAPTHGLIEYKGRDIQDITSKQDLMSYREGVQMVWQDPFGSLNPTHNIFHHIARPLLIHKKVSPSNKKELEDRVYSLLEQVGLIPPKETAQKFPHQLSGGQRQRVNLARNIAVGAEVVLADEPTSMLDVSIRAGVLNLMEEMKFEKQMSLLYITHDIATARYIAEDLAVMYVGHMVEWGDTEEIIHDPQHPYTQLLVSAVPDPAKSIHEKLKGNKGEIPLWTPESVGCPFAGRCTHASDKCREQLPGVTQLSENHFVRCYLFEN from the coding sequence ATGAGCAAACAGCTCGGCGAACTGTTGATTGAAGGTAAGAATGTCGTCAAAGACTTCCCTTTAAACAGTAACTCAATTAAGCAATCGAAGATGCGTGCAATCAACGACGTATCATTCAAAATGTACAAAGGCCGTGGTTTATCTGTTGTTGGAGAATCGGGCTCGGGCAAATCAACCACGGCGAAAATGATCGCAAAGATGTACGCACCGACTCATGGTCTGATCGAATATAAGGGCCGTGACATTCAGGACATTACTTCCAAGCAGGATCTCATGTCCTACCGTGAAGGGGTACAAATGGTATGGCAAGACCCATTTGGCTCACTCAACCCAACACACAATATCTTCCATCATATTGCTCGTCCGTTACTGATTCATAAAAAAGTCTCGCCGAGTAATAAGAAGGAACTTGAAGATCGAGTCTATAGCTTACTGGAACAAGTTGGCCTGATTCCACCTAAAGAAACCGCCCAAAAGTTCCCTCACCAACTTTCGGGCGGTCAACGTCAACGCGTCAACTTAGCCCGTAATATTGCAGTAGGTGCGGAGGTTGTTTTAGCTGATGAACCAACCTCTATGCTGGACGTTTCAATCCGAGCGGGTGTCCTCAACTTAATGGAAGAGATGAAGTTCGAGAAACAAATGTCTCTTCTTTACATCACACATGATATTGCTACTGCACGTTACATCGCAGAAGACCTAGCGGTAATGTATGTCGGACACATGGTTGAATGGGGAGACACTGAAGAGATCATCCATGATCCACAGCACCCTTATACTCAACTTTTAGTGTCAGCGGTGCCTGATCCTGCCAAGTCCATTCATGAAAAGTTAAAGGGCAATAAAGGTGAAATCCCGTTGTGGACTCCTGAGTCAGTCGGATGCCCTTTTGCAGGTCGATGTACTCATGCTAGCGATAAATGTCGCGAGCAATTACCGGGTGTCACTCAATTATCTGAGAATCACTTTGTTCGCTGTTACTTATTTGAAAATTAA
- a CDS encoding N-acetylglucosamine kinase: MSMYFVGIDGGGTSCRARIKNAQGQVIGEAKSSSANIMLGAKVAMQAVQDAIASAAEQAGLTQHDFASMHVGLALAGAEHKASWQAFMALKHPFASLTLNTDAYGACKGAHNGQDGAIMIAGTGSCGLFIQGLKQHVVGGREFPISDQGSGAVMGLRLIQQVVLAQDGLTPTTPLTEHVMAYFDHDIDNIVAWSKQALPRDYGQFSPAIFQYTEQGDALAIELLKQTAADIEMFLVALHQRGAKRICLMGSIAERILPWLSPPIQNWIVSPQFDAIEGALMFAGKPEHNLYAFQSGGK, from the coding sequence ATGAGCATGTACTTCGTCGGCATTGATGGAGGCGGCACTTCCTGCCGCGCTCGTATCAAAAACGCACAAGGACAAGTCATTGGTGAAGCCAAAAGCAGTAGCGCGAACATCATGCTAGGAGCGAAGGTTGCCATGCAAGCAGTACAGGATGCGATCGCCTCTGCTGCTGAACAAGCAGGATTAACGCAACATGATTTTGCTTCCATGCATGTCGGTCTTGCTCTAGCTGGCGCAGAACATAAGGCATCATGGCAAGCTTTTATGGCACTCAAGCATCCCTTTGCCAGCCTCACCTTAAACACTGATGCCTATGGTGCCTGTAAAGGCGCACATAATGGTCAAGACGGTGCGATCATGATCGCAGGTACGGGATCGTGTGGGCTATTTATCCAAGGATTGAAACAGCATGTGGTTGGCGGACGAGAGTTTCCAATATCGGATCAAGGCAGCGGCGCCGTTATGGGGTTACGCCTTATTCAGCAAGTCGTTTTAGCTCAAGACGGTCTCACCCCAACAACACCATTAACTGAACATGTAATGGCTTACTTTGACCATGACATTGACAATATCGTGGCTTGGTCTAAACAGGCTTTACCTCGTGACTATGGACAATTTTCGCCTGCTATTTTTCAATATACAGAGCAAGGTGATGCACTAGCGATTGAATTACTCAAACAGACCGCCGCCGATATCGAAATGTTTCTTGTTGCACTTCATCAACGAGGCGCCAAACGTATTTGCTTGATGGGCAGTATCGCAGAGCGCATTTTGCCTTGGCTTTCTCCACCAATCCAAAACTGGATCGTCTCTCCACAATTTGACGCTATCGAGGGAGCTTTGATGTTTGCCGGTAAGCCAGAACACAACCTTTATGCTTTTCAGAGCGGAGGGAAATAA